One part of the Vespula pensylvanica isolate Volc-1 chromosome 18, ASM1446617v1, whole genome shotgun sequence genome encodes these proteins:
- the LOC122635485 gene encoding transmembrane 9 superfamily member 2 isoform X1, translating to MIMARILSIWLLCTLYVVNEISAFYLPGLAPVNFCKTDDDSSKNCKSEIKLYVNRLNTEKYVIPYEYDRFDFCTAEKEESPVENLGQVVFGERIRPSPYKLKFLEPISCQKACKKVYTGGEEASEKKLQFLKKGIALNYQHHWIIDNMPVTWCYQIQDERQYCSTGFPMGCFTKEPRSQQDTCSINGPYHNPKTYYLFNHVDLNITYHSGVKEEWGASFKANGGRIISVKVIPRSIKHENGLNCDSKKAMDLPYGDLPVGQKLEITYSYSVTFSQDNTIKWSSRWDYILESMPHTNIQWFSILNSLIIVLFLSGMVAIIMLRTLHKDIVRYNQAYFQIESGEDAQEEFGWKLVHGDVFRPPRKGMLLSVLLGSGIQVFFMTLVTLAFACLGFLSPANRGALMTCAMVLYVCLGTTAGYTAARIYKSFGGEKWKSNVLLTSMLSPGIVFGLFFIMNLIFWVKGSSAAVPFSTLIALLALWFGVSVPLTFIGAYFGFKKRSLEHPVRTNQIPRQIPEQSFYTQPIPGVIMGGVLPFGCIFIQLFFILNSLWSSQVYYMFGFLFLVFLILVITCSETTILLCYFHLCAEDYHWWWRSFLTSGFTAFYLLIYCIHFFMTKLDIEDATSTFLYFGYTLIMVYLFFLLTGSIGFFACFWFVRKIYSVVKVD from the exons ATGATAATGGCgagaatattatcgatatggCTGTTGTGTACGCTCTACGTAGTTAATGAAATATCAGCATTTTACTTGCCCGGTTTAGCACCagtaaatttttgtaaaactgACGACGATTCTTCGAAAAACTGTAAG tctGAAATCAAATTATATGTTAATCGTCTCAATACCGAGAAATATGTTATACCTTACGAATATGATCg ATTTGACTTTTGTACTgcggaaaaagaagaatctccAGTTGAAAATTTAGGGCAAGTAGTCTTTGGAGAGCGAATTCGTCCTTCTCCATACAAG TTGAAATTCTTGGAACCAATTTCATGTCAAAAAGCATGCAAAAAAGTTTACACAGGAGGAGAAGAAGCTTCAGAAAAGAAGTTGCAATTCCTTAAAAAGGGTATAGCACTTAATTATCAACATCATTGGATCATTG aTAATATGCCAGTCACATGGTGTTATCAAATACAAGATGAAAGACAATATTGCAGTACTGGTTTTCCAATGGGCTGTTTTACGAAGGAACCACGTTCGCAACAGGATACCTGTAGCATTAAT GGTCCATATCACAACCCaaaaacatattatttattcaaccACGTAGATCTTAACATAACATATCACAGTGGAGTCAAAGAAGAATGGGGAGCGAGTTTCAAAGCAAATGGTGGTCGTATTATTT cTGTAAAAGTTATTCCTCGTAGTATCAAACACGAAAATGGCCTAAATTGTGATAGTAAAAAAGCCATGGATTTACCATATGGTGATCTTCCTGTTGGTCAAAAATTGGAAATAACATATTCGTATTCTGTAACATTTTCC CAAGACAATACAATCAAATGGTCATCCAGGTGggattatatattagaatcaatgccacatacaaatatacaatgGTTTAGTATCctgaattcattaattattgtcttatttttatctgGAATGGTGGCAATAATAATGCTTCGTACATTGCACAAGGATATCGTGAGATATAATcag GCCTACTTCCAGATAGAGTCAGGAGAGGATGCACAGGAAGAATTTGGATGGAAACTAGTACATGGTGATGTCTTCCGACCACCACGTAAAGGAATGTTACTATCAGTTTTACTTGGATCGGGTATACAAGTCTTTTTCATGACTCTTGTTACACTAG CATTTGCTTGTTTGGGTTTTCTGTCTCCTGCTAATAGAGGAGCATTAATGACATGTGCAATGgtattgtatgtatgtcttGGTACCACAGCTGGTTATACAGCTGCtcgaatttataaaagttttgGTGGAGAAAAATGGAAATCTAATGTATTGCTTACATCAATGCTAAGTCctgg gATTGTTTTcggtttattttttataatgaactTAATTTTTTGGGTAAAAGGAAGTTCAGCTGCAGTACCATTCAGTACTCTCATTGCCCTTTTAGCATTATGGTTTGGTGTTTCCGTTCCACTAACATTTATTGGAGCTTATTTCGGATTTAAGAAAagg TCACTGGAGCATCCAGTAAGAACTAATCAAATACCAAGACAAATACCAGAACAAAGTTTTTATACGCAACCAATACCTGGCGTAATAATGGGCGGTGTTTTACCTTTTGGctgtatatttattcaattattctttattcttaacTCACTTtg gTCTAGCCAAGTGTATTACATGTTTGGATTCCTTTTCCTAGTATTTCTAATACTTGTGATTACATGTTCTGAAACTACTATCTTACTATGTTATTTTCACCTTTGTGCAGAG gatTACCATTGGTGGTGGCGCAGCTTTTTAACATCAGGATTTACAgctttttatttgttgattTACTGCATACATTTCTTCATGACAAAATTAGATATTGAAGATGCCACATCCACGTTCCTTTATTTTGGATATACTCTGATTATGGTCTATCTGTTCTTTTTACTGACAG GTTCAATTGGTTTCTTTGCTTGCTTCTGGTTTGTGCGTAAGATCTACAGTGTTGTAAAAGTTGACTAA
- the LOC122635485 gene encoding transmembrane 9 superfamily member 2 isoform X2 gives MIMARILSIWLLCTLYVVNEISAFYLPGLAPVNFCKTDDDSSKNCKSEIKLYVNRLNTEKYVIPYEYDRFDFCTAEKEESPVENLGQVVFGERIRPSPYKLKFLEPISCQKACKKVYTGGEEASEKKLQFLKKGIALNYQHHWIIDNMPVTWCYQIQDERQYCSTGFPMGCFTKEPRSQQDTCSINGPYHNPKTYYLFNHVDLNITYHSGVKEEWGASFKANGGRIISVKVIPRSIKHENGLNCDSKKAMDLPYGDLPVGQKLEITYSYSVTFSQDNTIKWSSRWDYILESMPHTNIQWFSILNSLIIVLFLSGMVAIIMLRTLHKDIVRYNQIESGEDAQEEFGWKLVHGDVFRPPRKGMLLSVLLGSGIQVFFMTLVTLAFACLGFLSPANRGALMTCAMVLYVCLGTTAGYTAARIYKSFGGEKWKSNVLLTSMLSPGIVFGLFFIMNLIFWVKGSSAAVPFSTLIALLALWFGVSVPLTFIGAYFGFKKRSLEHPVRTNQIPRQIPEQSFYTQPIPGVIMGGVLPFGCIFIQLFFILNSLWSSQVYYMFGFLFLVFLILVITCSETTILLCYFHLCAEDYHWWWRSFLTSGFTAFYLLIYCIHFFMTKLDIEDATSTFLYFGYTLIMVYLFFLLTGSIGFFACFWFVRKIYSVVKVD, from the exons ATGATAATGGCgagaatattatcgatatggCTGTTGTGTACGCTCTACGTAGTTAATGAAATATCAGCATTTTACTTGCCCGGTTTAGCACCagtaaatttttgtaaaactgACGACGATTCTTCGAAAAACTGTAAG tctGAAATCAAATTATATGTTAATCGTCTCAATACCGAGAAATATGTTATACCTTACGAATATGATCg ATTTGACTTTTGTACTgcggaaaaagaagaatctccAGTTGAAAATTTAGGGCAAGTAGTCTTTGGAGAGCGAATTCGTCCTTCTCCATACAAG TTGAAATTCTTGGAACCAATTTCATGTCAAAAAGCATGCAAAAAAGTTTACACAGGAGGAGAAGAAGCTTCAGAAAAGAAGTTGCAATTCCTTAAAAAGGGTATAGCACTTAATTATCAACATCATTGGATCATTG aTAATATGCCAGTCACATGGTGTTATCAAATACAAGATGAAAGACAATATTGCAGTACTGGTTTTCCAATGGGCTGTTTTACGAAGGAACCACGTTCGCAACAGGATACCTGTAGCATTAAT GGTCCATATCACAACCCaaaaacatattatttattcaaccACGTAGATCTTAACATAACATATCACAGTGGAGTCAAAGAAGAATGGGGAGCGAGTTTCAAAGCAAATGGTGGTCGTATTATTT cTGTAAAAGTTATTCCTCGTAGTATCAAACACGAAAATGGCCTAAATTGTGATAGTAAAAAAGCCATGGATTTACCATATGGTGATCTTCCTGTTGGTCAAAAATTGGAAATAACATATTCGTATTCTGTAACATTTTCC CAAGACAATACAATCAAATGGTCATCCAGGTGggattatatattagaatcaatgccacatacaaatatacaatgGTTTAGTATCctgaattcattaattattgtcttatttttatctgGAATGGTGGCAATAATAATGCTTCGTACATTGCACAAGGATATCGTGAGATATAATcag ATAGAGTCAGGAGAGGATGCACAGGAAGAATTTGGATGGAAACTAGTACATGGTGATGTCTTCCGACCACCACGTAAAGGAATGTTACTATCAGTTTTACTTGGATCGGGTATACAAGTCTTTTTCATGACTCTTGTTACACTAG CATTTGCTTGTTTGGGTTTTCTGTCTCCTGCTAATAGAGGAGCATTAATGACATGTGCAATGgtattgtatgtatgtcttGGTACCACAGCTGGTTATACAGCTGCtcgaatttataaaagttttgGTGGAGAAAAATGGAAATCTAATGTATTGCTTACATCAATGCTAAGTCctgg gATTGTTTTcggtttattttttataatgaactTAATTTTTTGGGTAAAAGGAAGTTCAGCTGCAGTACCATTCAGTACTCTCATTGCCCTTTTAGCATTATGGTTTGGTGTTTCCGTTCCACTAACATTTATTGGAGCTTATTTCGGATTTAAGAAAagg TCACTGGAGCATCCAGTAAGAACTAATCAAATACCAAGACAAATACCAGAACAAAGTTTTTATACGCAACCAATACCTGGCGTAATAATGGGCGGTGTTTTACCTTTTGGctgtatatttattcaattattctttattcttaacTCACTTtg gTCTAGCCAAGTGTATTACATGTTTGGATTCCTTTTCCTAGTATTTCTAATACTTGTGATTACATGTTCTGAAACTACTATCTTACTATGTTATTTTCACCTTTGTGCAGAG gatTACCATTGGTGGTGGCGCAGCTTTTTAACATCAGGATTTACAgctttttatttgttgattTACTGCATACATTTCTTCATGACAAAATTAGATATTGAAGATGCCACATCCACGTTCCTTTATTTTGGATATACTCTGATTATGGTCTATCTGTTCTTTTTACTGACAG GTTCAATTGGTTTCTTTGCTTGCTTCTGGTTTGTGCGTAAGATCTACAGTGTTGTAAAAGTTGACTAA
- the LOC122635484 gene encoding apoptotic chromatin condensation inducer in the nucleus-like isoform X1, giving the protein MSMRRKSDRNKAKATPEKKVEKPTRKSTRRRGKHSLSTSPEKDNVEATTVGATCTKETEKSQVQTCLQNKELEQVSDSHEEKVSSTEGDIKAQSPEVEEDNNGDSVWKVARADASPGEIQKLKLCRQRNTSEASSDASLSRKKSNKWQESGEGGAGEVDSADEQLVSCTRMSSGIEQPYDPSSSYPGQDSNEEVSDSKEILPETTSANLSDDKPNIDQQGDSNEASCSNQNLHSEPSKPSSTTTPVLNSNGDHISEEIVADIPKEDQPEETIEQKPPEVFDKEASVENVCKEASTDDEEEDKRKIHKSDSSSESNDEKHTKIDCSSNRTASRASRRKHRNKYRDSSNSETPDSEDEQPAERKIEESFTHKEKSNTIDICEEKDKSRSPEPKSNPLLNNINVEVEHSEMTKPKAENETEKQEHVPSADLQVQASMQKPAKVNLKRSFSARILADKNDTKKDDTDSNANNESNNQTKENHNNEDNEFKSVPRKRRWGTALSTDSAPSFSISTDSLKALVPGAKPLSINEVRLSKDDDDERDQKDNEKWLNDDINDQKPKDILAQKNGAAKKGDGKVDNHIVAARRKISIVKEPPHVKSPSPPATKPTNILLIKNLVRPFTLNQIKELLSRTGTIVENGFWMDRIKSKCFVEYANEDQAFETRQALHGISWPVSNPKRLHVEYATKDDMELARELSKDQPVSRKTEQLLTADSWQQDWNREERTNSAKVVVVREWDLGKEDGQQHVKEKERDKKEQDKKRRRSRSPALEAHLPAPARKFKKKEDDPPPAKLLDDLFRKTKATPCIYWLPLTNEQIVVKEEMRRQHMAEHARRLEEMRRTERSRDSRRRRSPRK; this is encoded by the exons ATGA GCATGAGGCGCAAGAGTGACAGAAATAAAGCTAAAGCAACaccagaaaaaaaagttgaaaaaccAACAAGAAAATCAACTCGCAGGCGTGGAAAACATTCACTATCTACATCACCTGAGAAGGATAATGTTGAAGCAACTACAGTGGGTGCTACTTGTACAAAAGAAACTGAAAAGTCTCAGGTACAGACATGTCTTCAGAATAAGGAATTAGAGCAGGTATCAGATAGCCatgaagaaaaagtttcatcCACTGAAGGTGATATCAAGGCACAATCACCAGAGGTCGAGGAGGACAATAACGGTGATTCTGTTTGGAAAGTGGCAAGAGCCGATGCATCCCCCGGcgaaatacaaaaattgaaGTTGTGCAGACAACGTAATACATCAGAAGCATCATCGGATGCCTCTTTAAGTAGGAAAAAGTCGAACAAGTGGCAAGAAAGTGGTGAGGGAGGTGCAGGGGAGGTTGACTCGGCAGATGAGCAGCTGGTATCTTGTACAAGAATGTCCAGTGGCATTGAACAGCCGTATGATCCCTCCTCTTCATACCCAGGTCAGGACTCCAACGAAGAGGTAAGTGATAGCAAGGAGATCCTGCCTGAAACCACTTCAGCCAACTTGTCTGACGATAAACCAAACATAGATCAGCAAGGTGATTCAAATGAGGCTAGTTGTTCCAACCAAAATCTTCATAGCGAGCCCAGTAAGCCAAGTAGTACAACCACTCCGGTTCTTAATTCAAACGGCGATCATATATCAGAGGAAATAGTAGCTGATATTCCTAAGGAAGACCAGCCTGAGGAAACCATTGAGCAGAAACCACCTGAAGTATTTGACAAAGAAGCCAGCGTTGAAAATGTCTGTAAGGAAGCTAGTACcgatgacgaagaagaagacaaacgGAAAATACATAAATCAGATTCATCGTCTGAATCAAATGATGAGAAACATACTAAAATCGATTGCAGTAGCAACAGAACAGCATCGCGTGCTAGTCGCAGAAagcatagaaataaatatagagaTTCCTCTAATTCTGAAACGCCTGATTCCGAAGATGAACAGCCTGCTGAAAGGAAAATCGAAGAATCTTTTACTcacaaagaaaaatcaaatacaatagatatatgtgaagaaaaagataaatcaagATCTCCAGAACCAAAATCTAATCCTCTATTAAATAACATCAATGTCGAAGTTGAACATTCCGAAATGACTAAACCAAAAGCTGAGAATGAAACTGAAAAGCAGGAGCACGTTCCATCGGCTGATTTGCAAGTTCAGGCATCAATGCAAAAACCTGCGAAAGTTAATTTGAAAAGATCATT TTCAGCACGAATATTGGCTGAcaaaaatgatacaaaaaaagatgatacTGATTCAAATGCTAATAACGAGTCCAATAATCAAACTAAG GAAAATCACAATAACGAAGATAATGAGTTTAAATCCGTACCAAGAAAGCGAAGATGGGGAACTGCATTGTCTACGGATAGCGCACCGTCTTTTTCGATTTCAACGGACTCTCTCAAg GCACTAGTGCCAGGTGCAAAACCATTATCTATCAATGAAGTACGTTTGTCGaaagatgatgacgatgaaagAGATCAAAAGGATAATGAAAAATGGCTTAACGATGATATCAATGATCAAAAGCCGAAAGATATTCTTGCGCAGAAGAATGGTGCTGCAAAAAAAGGAGATGGAAAAGTTGACAATCATATAG TAGCAGCAAGGCGGAAGATTTCCATCGTGAAAGAACCTCCGCATGTGAAGTCACCCAGTCCACCAGCGACAAAGCCtacaaatattcttttgataaaaaatctGGTTCGTCCGTTTACTTTGAATCAAATTAAAGAACTCCTTTCTCGTACTGGTACGATCGTTGAAAACGGATTTTGGATGGATAGAATTAAATCTAAATGTTTTGTAGAG TATGCCAATGAGGATCAAGCATTTGAAACAAGGCAAGCGTTACATGGTATATCTTGGCCCGTGTCAAATCCGAAAAGACTTCATGTTGAATATGCAACTAAGGATGATATGGAATTGGCCAGAGAATTATCGAAAGATCAACCTGTTTCACGTAAGACGGAACAACTTTTAACGGCAGATTCCTGGCAACAAGATTGGAATCGcgaagagagaacaaattcGGCGAAG GTGGTCGTTGTTAGAGAATGGGATTTGGGTAAAGAGGATGGGCAACAGcatgttaaagaaaaagaacgagacaagaaagagcaagataagaaaagaagaagaagtcggAGTCCCGCATTGGAAGCACATCTTCCAGCTCCTGCaaggaaatttaaaaagaaggaggatgatCCACCGCCGGCTAAACTTTTAGACGATCTTTTCAGAAAAACAAAGGCGACACCATGCATATATTGGTTACCACTTACGAACGAACag ATAGtagtaaaggaagaaatgcGAAGACAGCATATGGCCGAGCACGCACGCAGATTAGAAGAGATGAGACGTACTGAAAGAAGCAGAGACAGCCGACGCCGTCGTAGTccaagaaaatag
- the LOC122635484 gene encoding apoptotic chromatin condensation inducer in the nucleus-like isoform X2, translated as MSMRRKSDRNKAKATPEKKVEKPTRKSTRRRGKHSLSTSPEKDNVEATTVGATCTKETEKSQVQTCLQNKELEQVSDSHEEKVSSTEGDIKAQSPEVEEDNNGDSVWKVARADASPGEIQKLKLCRQRNTSEASSDASLSRKKSNKWQESGEGGAGEVDSADEQLVSCTRMSSGIEQPYDPSSSYPGQDSNEEVSDSKEILPETTSANLSDDKPNIDQQGDSNEASCSNQNLHSEPSKPSSTTTPVLNSNGDHISEEIVADIPKEDQPEETIEQKPPEVFDKEASVENVCKEASTDDEEEDKRKIHKSDSSSESNDEKHTKIDCSSNRTASRASRRKHRNKYRDSSNSETPDSEDEQPAERKIEESFTHKEKSNTIDICEEKDKSRSPEPKSNPLLNNINVEVEHSEMTKPKAENETEKQEHVPSADLQVQASMQKPAKVNLKRSFSARILADKNDTKKDDTDSNANNESNNQTKENHNNEDNEFKSVPRKRRWGTALSTDSAPSFSISTDSLKALVPGAKPLSINEVRLSKDDDDERDQKDNEKWLNDDINDQKPKDILAQKNGAAKKGDGKVDNHIAARRKISIVKEPPHVKSPSPPATKPTNILLIKNLVRPFTLNQIKELLSRTGTIVENGFWMDRIKSKCFVEYANEDQAFETRQALHGISWPVSNPKRLHVEYATKDDMELARELSKDQPVSRKTEQLLTADSWQQDWNREERTNSAKVVVVREWDLGKEDGQQHVKEKERDKKEQDKKRRRSRSPALEAHLPAPARKFKKKEDDPPPAKLLDDLFRKTKATPCIYWLPLTNEQIVVKEEMRRQHMAEHARRLEEMRRTERSRDSRRRRSPRK; from the exons ATGA GCATGAGGCGCAAGAGTGACAGAAATAAAGCTAAAGCAACaccagaaaaaaaagttgaaaaaccAACAAGAAAATCAACTCGCAGGCGTGGAAAACATTCACTATCTACATCACCTGAGAAGGATAATGTTGAAGCAACTACAGTGGGTGCTACTTGTACAAAAGAAACTGAAAAGTCTCAGGTACAGACATGTCTTCAGAATAAGGAATTAGAGCAGGTATCAGATAGCCatgaagaaaaagtttcatcCACTGAAGGTGATATCAAGGCACAATCACCAGAGGTCGAGGAGGACAATAACGGTGATTCTGTTTGGAAAGTGGCAAGAGCCGATGCATCCCCCGGcgaaatacaaaaattgaaGTTGTGCAGACAACGTAATACATCAGAAGCATCATCGGATGCCTCTTTAAGTAGGAAAAAGTCGAACAAGTGGCAAGAAAGTGGTGAGGGAGGTGCAGGGGAGGTTGACTCGGCAGATGAGCAGCTGGTATCTTGTACAAGAATGTCCAGTGGCATTGAACAGCCGTATGATCCCTCCTCTTCATACCCAGGTCAGGACTCCAACGAAGAGGTAAGTGATAGCAAGGAGATCCTGCCTGAAACCACTTCAGCCAACTTGTCTGACGATAAACCAAACATAGATCAGCAAGGTGATTCAAATGAGGCTAGTTGTTCCAACCAAAATCTTCATAGCGAGCCCAGTAAGCCAAGTAGTACAACCACTCCGGTTCTTAATTCAAACGGCGATCATATATCAGAGGAAATAGTAGCTGATATTCCTAAGGAAGACCAGCCTGAGGAAACCATTGAGCAGAAACCACCTGAAGTATTTGACAAAGAAGCCAGCGTTGAAAATGTCTGTAAGGAAGCTAGTACcgatgacgaagaagaagacaaacgGAAAATACATAAATCAGATTCATCGTCTGAATCAAATGATGAGAAACATACTAAAATCGATTGCAGTAGCAACAGAACAGCATCGCGTGCTAGTCGCAGAAagcatagaaataaatatagagaTTCCTCTAATTCTGAAACGCCTGATTCCGAAGATGAACAGCCTGCTGAAAGGAAAATCGAAGAATCTTTTACTcacaaagaaaaatcaaatacaatagatatatgtgaagaaaaagataaatcaagATCTCCAGAACCAAAATCTAATCCTCTATTAAATAACATCAATGTCGAAGTTGAACATTCCGAAATGACTAAACCAAAAGCTGAGAATGAAACTGAAAAGCAGGAGCACGTTCCATCGGCTGATTTGCAAGTTCAGGCATCAATGCAAAAACCTGCGAAAGTTAATTTGAAAAGATCATT TTCAGCACGAATATTGGCTGAcaaaaatgatacaaaaaaagatgatacTGATTCAAATGCTAATAACGAGTCCAATAATCAAACTAAG GAAAATCACAATAACGAAGATAATGAGTTTAAATCCGTACCAAGAAAGCGAAGATGGGGAACTGCATTGTCTACGGATAGCGCACCGTCTTTTTCGATTTCAACGGACTCTCTCAAg GCACTAGTGCCAGGTGCAAAACCATTATCTATCAATGAAGTACGTTTGTCGaaagatgatgacgatgaaagAGATCAAAAGGATAATGAAAAATGGCTTAACGATGATATCAATGATCAAAAGCCGAAAGATATTCTTGCGCAGAAGAATGGTGCTGCAAAAAAAGGAGATGGAAAAGTTGACAATCATATAG CAGCAAGGCGGAAGATTTCCATCGTGAAAGAACCTCCGCATGTGAAGTCACCCAGTCCACCAGCGACAAAGCCtacaaatattcttttgataaaaaatctGGTTCGTCCGTTTACTTTGAATCAAATTAAAGAACTCCTTTCTCGTACTGGTACGATCGTTGAAAACGGATTTTGGATGGATAGAATTAAATCTAAATGTTTTGTAGAG TATGCCAATGAGGATCAAGCATTTGAAACAAGGCAAGCGTTACATGGTATATCTTGGCCCGTGTCAAATCCGAAAAGACTTCATGTTGAATATGCAACTAAGGATGATATGGAATTGGCCAGAGAATTATCGAAAGATCAACCTGTTTCACGTAAGACGGAACAACTTTTAACGGCAGATTCCTGGCAACAAGATTGGAATCGcgaagagagaacaaattcGGCGAAG GTGGTCGTTGTTAGAGAATGGGATTTGGGTAAAGAGGATGGGCAACAGcatgttaaagaaaaagaacgagacaagaaagagcaagataagaaaagaagaagaagtcggAGTCCCGCATTGGAAGCACATCTTCCAGCTCCTGCaaggaaatttaaaaagaaggaggatgatCCACCGCCGGCTAAACTTTTAGACGATCTTTTCAGAAAAACAAAGGCGACACCATGCATATATTGGTTACCACTTACGAACGAACag ATAGtagtaaaggaagaaatgcGAAGACAGCATATGGCCGAGCACGCACGCAGATTAGAAGAGATGAGACGTACTGAAAGAAGCAGAGACAGCCGACGCCGTCGTAGTccaagaaaatag